The Candidatus Methylomirabilota bacterium genome includes the window CTTGGCATGGAGCATGTGGAAGGAGACGCGCCGACTTACCGCCGCCGGGTAGAGACGGACGGGTATGGCGACCAGCCCCAATGCGATCGTTCCCGAGCCGAGCGGGCGCGCCGACATGCGGATGAGGGCAGCAAGCGATGTGCCACGATGAACAGGCCGTGATTGCGGCAGGTTCGGAACGATGCGGCCCTCGGCGGACCGGGAACCGCGGTACGTATGATCCGGGTAGGAACGAACGACGGCCGGTTGTGGGGAAGGCCGCGTGGGACAATCTCGCCATGCGCGCCATGCTCCTGGACGGCCCCGCGCCGATCGGATCGTCGCCGCTCCGGCTCGCATTGATCGCGACGCCCGAGCCGGCCCCGGGCGAGATCCGGGTCGCCGTGCACGCCTGCGCGGTGTGCCGCACGGATCTACACCTCGTCGAGGGCGACCTGCCGCTGGCCCGCCGGCCGCTCGTTCCCGGCCATCAGGCGGTGGGCCTGGTGGACGCGCTCGGCGACGGCGTCACTCGCTTCTGCCGCGGCGACCGCGTCGGCCTCGCCTGGCTGCGCTCGACGTGCGGGACCTGCCGGTTCTGCACGGCGGGTCGCGAGAATCTGTGCGAGGCGTCGACCTACACGGGATGGACACACGACGGCGGCTACGCCGAGGCGTGCTGCGTGCCGGAGGCGTTCGCCTACCCCATTCCCTCGGTGTGGACCGACCTCGAGGCGGCGCCCCTGCTCTGCGCCGGCATCATCGGCTACCGCGCGCTCCGCCGCAGCGAGGTGTCGCGCGGCGGCCGGCTGGCGCTCTACGGCTTCGGCTCGTCCGCCCACGTGACGCTGCAGGTCGCGCGGCACTGGGGCTGCGAGGTCTTCGTCTCCACGCGCCACGCCCGGCACCGCGCGCTCGCGCGCGAGCTGGGCGCGGCGTGGGTCGGCGGACCCGGCGAGCGGCTGCCCGCGCCGGCGGCGGCCGCCATCATCTTTGCACCCGCGGGAGAGCTCGTGCCGGTCGCGCTGCGCGACCTCGACAAGGGCGGCACGCTGGCGCTGGCCGGCATCCACATGAGCGACGTGCCGGCGATGACCTATGAGCCCCATCTCTTCTGGGAAAAGACCATACAGAGCGTGACCGCCAACACGCGGGCCGATGGCGAAGCCCTGCTCGCCGAAGCGGCGGCGATCCCGCTGCGTCCCCGGGTGACGTCGCGGCCGCTCGACGCGGCCAACCGGGTTCTCGCGGACCTGCGCGACGATCGGCTGGAGGGCACCGCGGTGCTGACCCTCGACTCTCCCGCATCCGCGCGATAGAATCGAGCCCCGCATGGCCCGCCACCTCTGTATCGTGGCCCGCGAGAACTCGCCGCTCTACGGCTACCTGACCATTGCGTTCCGGGAGCGCCCCCCCGGCGCGCCCACGATCGACATCGTGCTCGATCGGCGCCAGGCGAACGTGCCGGTCGCCGGCGTCACCGAGCGGCGCCAGCACTCGGCGATCGATGAGGCTGTGCGGGAGCGCGGCTACGCGATCTACACCGGACCGGGCGGTGGCGCCCCCAGCCTCCACGACGAGGCGTTCATCGAGCGAGCCATCGGCCTCCTGGCCGACGTCGAGCGCCGGGGGCCGCTGGCGCTGCGCTTCAATGCGCGGCGGCGCCGGGCGCTGATCACGGCGGTGGGCCGCGGCGTCATCACGGTGCTCGTGCTCGCGCTCGTGGTCGCCGGCATCCTCCGCCTGGGCGGGCTGGCCCGCATCGCCGACGCGGCCACCGCGCTCGCGGGAGACACCGTGACGCGGATCGAGGGAGCCTGGCACTCACTGCGCGGTCAGCCCGAGCCGCGCGACGTACGCCAGGCCCGCGCGCCCGCGTCGAGTCCCAACCCGCCCACGCGGGCGCCCGAGACCCCGGCGGTCGATCCCGCCCCGGCCACGCGGGCGCCCGAGACCCCGGCAGTCGATCCCACCCCGCCCCGGGCCGAGCGCACGCCCGCGGCCACGCCGGCGCCTGCCCCACGCGCCCCGGTGACCCCACCGGCGCCGACGCGCGCGCCCGCAGCGGACCCATCGCGCGCGCCGGCCGCACCACGCGATGTCGCCGCCCTCGAATCCCGGCCTCTCCCCTCCTTCACGGGCCTCTTGCCACGGATCGAGATGTCGCGGCAGGCGAGCGCGTCGAACGGCGGCGTCGTGTACGTGCTGCGGGTGACGGACTCCGGCGGAGAGCCCATCTCGGGAGCGCAGGTCTGGCTCCTCGGGCGGAGCGCCGATGGTCGGACCCGCGAGGTCCAGCTCGACGAGGGCGATCGACGGGGCGTCTACCGCAGCAGCCCGTTGCCGCCCGACCACGTCATGCCGCCGAGCCTCAATGCGCGGGTGTACTTCAGCAACATGCGGGTCGAGATTC containing:
- a CDS encoding zinc-dependent alcohol dehydrogenase family protein, producing MGKAAWDNLAMRAMLLDGPAPIGSSPLRLALIATPEPAPGEIRVAVHACAVCRTDLHLVEGDLPLARRPLVPGHQAVGLVDALGDGVTRFCRGDRVGLAWLRSTCGTCRFCTAGRENLCEASTYTGWTHDGGYAEACCVPEAFAYPIPSVWTDLEAAPLLCAGIIGYRALRRSEVSRGGRLALYGFGSSAHVTLQVARHWGCEVFVSTRHARHRALARELGAAWVGGPGERLPAPAAAAIIFAPAGELVPVALRDLDKGGTLALAGIHMSDVPAMTYEPHLFWEKTIQSVTANTRADGEALLAEAAAIPLRPRVTSRPLDAANRVLADLRDDRLEGTAVLTLDSPASAR